A single window of Psychromonas ingrahamii 37 DNA harbors:
- a CDS encoding ACT domain-containing protein: MNAEKAHLKYEAVFKCITLMVYFSLEAIGLTAAVASKLVEKKISANVIAAYYHDHFFAQAEKSEMATTALNEFGS; the protein is encoded by the coding sequence GTGAATGCAGAAAAAGCACATCTGAAATATGAGGCTGTCTTTAAATGCATTACATTAATGGTTTATTTCAGTCTTGAAGCCATTGGTTTAACGGCTGCCGTTGCAAGTAAGCTGGTCGAAAAAAAGATCAGCGCTAACGTAATAGCTGCTTACTATCACGATCATTTTTTTGCACAAGCTGAAAAATCTGAAATGGCTACAACGGCTTTAAATGAGTTTGGCAGCTAA
- a CDS encoding ACT domain-containing protein, with protein sequence MVGESNLIKLLASMEAVRQDEEYVFCTIEGAQYGDYAEISPLASILNSKV encoded by the coding sequence GTGGTGGGGGAGAGTAACTTAATTAAGTTACTGGCTTCAATGGAGGCAGTAAGGCAGGATGAAGAATATGTTTTTTGTACTATTGAGGGAGCGCAATACGGTGATTATGCTGAAATTTCACCCTTAGCGTCTATCTTGAATTCGAAGGTTTAA
- a CDS encoding GNAT family N-acetyltransferase, producing MNYTIEEIKSQHDMTVCDIIKKVGREYGAIGEGFGPSDSEVKTMSQHYKNENASRYLVASIEGDIVGGSGIAAFNNSNEICELRKLFLLPESRGLGIGKKLTEECLEYAKSKGYKHCYLDTLTSMKSAIALYKKLGFQFLDKPLPGTIHNGCDVWMLKEL from the coding sequence GTGAATTATACAATCGAAGAAATAAAATCACAGCACGATATGACAGTGTGCGACATCATTAAAAAAGTCGGCAGGGAATACGGAGCCATTGGTGAAGGATTTGGTCCTTCGGACTCTGAAGTTAAGACCATGAGCCAGCATTATAAAAATGAAAACGCCAGTCGCTATCTTGTTGCAAGTATAGAAGGTGATATCGTCGGTGGTAGTGGTATTGCTGCTTTTAATAACAGTAATGAAATTTGTGAATTACGAAAGTTATTTCTTTTACCGGAAAGCCGAGGGTTAGGCATTGGCAAAAAATTGACGGAAGAGTGCCTCGAATATGCCAAAAGTAAAGGCTATAAGCACTGTTATTTGGATACCCTGACCAGTATGAAATCGGCTATTGCTTTATATAAAAAGTTAGGGTTTCAGTTTCTGGATAAACCATTACCAGGGACCATACACAACGGTTGTGATGTTTGGATGCTAAAAGAACTGTAA